One Coffea eugenioides isolate CCC68of chromosome 2, Ceug_1.0, whole genome shotgun sequence genomic window, AGAAAAGTGTATCCGGTAATGTGGGGAAACAgaaatttttgtttccaattCTTGAGCATTTGAGACTGGAAAATGCTAGGAAAAAATtgcaacaataataatataataacaCCCCAGGAAATAGAAAATGTCTGCTGATTGGTTAACACTTTTAGACTAATCGGTCGATATTCGGTCACTGctattttctttgattttatttgagTGCTTGGTCAAAATATGAAATCGCTTTTGGGGCCATGGTTGACTACTATTCCCCCGGCGTAACGAAAGCGGTGACGTGGATCAAGTGTAAACAGTGATGCAAACGACAATTAAGAATGTCGTTTTTTTGTTTGGCTTACCTCAAACCGGTCGAACCATAAGGGCCGCAtggctaaaaataaaaaataaaaaagccaACCGCGGTCTACACGGTGGTGCGGATGGGTGAACCAGGCTTTAATTGGTGCGGGCATGATCGGTGGTGCCTGTAGCATCAAGGTCCCACTATGGTGTGAAAAGGATTGCGATCAACGCGTGAGGTAATCCTGGTAGATGGTTTATGGTGCACCGGCGGCTTTATCCCCCGTTAGTCTTGTTCAATTCGGGCATCACAAGTTGTACTTGCTACATTTCGAATAAATTgttaaattttataattttttctgGTTCTAGGTGAATTTATAATTTGTTATACtatcatatttaaatttttgtcaCACCTATTTTCAATTCAATTACAAAGGACAATTTTTGCgggaaatgaaatttatgagGCCGACTAGTTAACATATAGAGATTCtgtctgtttggattgtgaattattagagatatttttactgtagtactttttgtgatgtgatgtatgtgagataaaaaggtaattgagaaggtaaaaaggtgtattgaaaattgtaatgatgatgtaagcaaataaatttgggaaaataaagCCTAATCCAAACAAACTGTCATTCCAGCAATGATACAACACCCAAGTAAAAAGTCCTCGGGAAGATAGCCGGAGTTTTGTCGGTCTTGCCTCTCGAGGGAGGGAAAGAGGCAGAACTAGAAGTTGTTACTCATTGCAGACTGCTTGTTGACTTTCATAACAAGGATATTATATTCAAATAACGTtcaggtatatatatatatatatattagttacATCAAAATTATATGGTGTCATCTGATTTCtacattttgaaattttgtcATAGTGATAAAATTTAGACTATAAACCTCTTCCAATAGTTGCTATTGACAACCGTTTGTACCCTTACTTCCTCGAGGGCTTCAAGTGAAATTCAGTTTTGAAGCAGCAATGGTTATCAATGACTTAATACTGCGTAGGATCCATTCATAACAGGTGTAAAGCTTTGATAACAAATTGTAATTCACTGAACACAATTAGTACAATCTTGTAATGGTAGTATTAAAATCTTGTACCGTTCACCAAAGAAAAGTATATGTTGAATTTTTGTATTGTTGGCAAAATTCACGCTATAAAAAGTTTGGGGAAATTGCTTGTGACAATCGTCCTTGCCGTAAGCCCCACGTGACTCAACTCCGACTGCATGTTCAACCAAACTGAGGTCTTGAGGCAGTTTGCAATCCAGATTCAGTTGCTTCTTTTCCAGTTCAATCTAAAGATTccaaattttaaattaaaaaaattaaaaaaagtacCAAATTTATAATTCATGGTTCAGATTGGGCAATGTATGAGTTGCAAATTGTCTAGTGCACTTACATCTATAGCACTACTAAGGCCctatttgataacccaattcaacatttaaacttaatgaattcagattCTAGCATGTTCAGACGCGTTCgataatcaaaaattaaacatctgaattaatttagtgacactgaattttctaggcaaacttgctttcaaaattaagtgataagctattcatttatcactggatgtgatatacactcaaatctattagatttaataattaacaattcaatatggattcaggattcagatttcaattttatcaaacataCCCTAAGTCCATGGTCATGGAAAAATATCTAAGCTCATTTTTAGTTAAACCTAATGTAGACGcaaaatgtagaaaattttttctccttttgttttGGGCCTCGCATTTCTTTGTTTGGGCCCATAAATTAAACTTATACTGCAATATTTTCTAATCTGGTCCGTACGGTTCAAGATATGGGTACTCATCTGATTAGAGCACTTGGAACTTTTCATTTGTATTCTTGTAAAGGATATAAATTTTACATTTGTATTCCACAAGACACTGTTGCTAACTGGTTATAGGGACACAGTAGGATCTGGATGATCCGCAGCATGGTTGAAGGCTCACAGAATAAGACTGCTACAATGCATTGGCTTGATTCGGCGAAATACAGAGCCCAAACTAGACAAAATACATTCTAGATGAAGAAAGAAACTCCACCAGAAAATAATGGATGGCGGAAATATACTTAGCATTGGACACTGTTATCGCGACAAGTTCCGCTAATGCTAATTTGTCAAAGAAGATTCAAGAACTGGGAGATAAGCTCCAAAGGAAACTAACAGGatgaaaatttaaatattaCTTCCCACACTCCACAGTTCATACAGGATATCAGCGAGGATATAACCATGTTATAGAATCAATTCAAGCGCAAGTCATACATTCTGAGGAAGAACTTTTTCCTATGAACTGAATAAAGAAAACAATAGAAGAAATCAAGCCCCTCAACTCACAAATCATGTTCATACAACAAAATCCAAGGAGCTTAGGGACAGATGGCAAATCTAGTTGAGCCGTTGGCACAACTGCTTCAAAAGTACATATCCATGGGGAAGAACTTGCCCCAGAAATAAAACTACTACATAATTTCTTCTTTTCACATTGATTGTCATCAAAATGGACATTTAAATCATAAACAGAACCATGCAGAATCTTTCTAAGAAATTTAAGAGTTTTAAACAAGCCATCGGAGCAGCTATGCCTTTCATGCACTGCATCATATAACTGAAGCCTCAGATGCCTCACTTACATTCAGTCATTCGGTCTAAGGAAATAGAGATCAGGAAACAAGCTGGCTGCTGCTCAGAAATAGAGCTGACCAATTTTCTTAACTACCATTCCCAATACCACGACAAGAGAGACTAAAATCTGTACCTCTGACGTTTGCTGAAACGTATCTTCGTACAAATCCTAAATCACGCTTGCTTTGGGATTTTAGCAAAACACCTATCCATCTTTACTTCATGGCATGCCTTCCATTTTCACCATAGTGGTCAAAAGCAACAACAACTAATATAAAAAGTTCAACTAGTTATAGGTCATTTCATCAACTGCTCATTTACTTGTAACTCAGATGTCAAAACAGATTTGCACTACAAAGCTATATCGAGAAGCATATCTCTTACATTATAGAGGTCACTTACTTTAGTGCAACTGTTTCCAGTTACCTTAGTGACAAGTGAAGGCTTTGGGTGCAATTGCACATCATTCTCGGGTACAAAAGCTGCGTCATGATCATAGGGCATTTTGACTTGAATTTGGTTCTCTTCATTTGTGCCATTTTTCCCCTCAGCCAAAGGAAAACCAAAAAGCCTGCAACTATTTTTGCACATGGAAACTGCAGTCTGGCCTCTTCTATGTGATGATTCATTTGGAAAAGCAGTGTCTGCATACCCCAAATTCCTATGGTCTTTCAAGAAACCAGAACTGGATCCATATACATCTTCCCTCCTAGAGCTACTCTCAGGAGAACACGCGCTGATCCGCCTAATATACCTTTCAGAAGTATCAAATAAACCCCGGTTGCAAGCCTCTAACTTCTCCAAGTTACCACCACATGGTGCATCACGCACTTTAGAAACTGGATAGCTTGCTTGATGAAACATCATAACAGAAGATGGTGATGACAGCTGCCCTGATGGATTGGGAGGTTGAACATGAGTAGGATAACCCCGAATAGCAGACCATCTGTTCCCCTGGCCTGGGACCTGCACACCATTAAGTATAGAAGACCCACTACTTTCTAGCACAATATCAACAGCAGGCCCTCTTCCATATGATTGGTTCAGAATAGTTTCTTGACCTTGCAAGACCTGATTGAACTGAAAAGGTTCAACAAAGCTCACTTCGTGTGAAGCAAAAGAGTCTCCTTGCAGGGATTTAAGCTGATTTGGCACTACAGAAATCCTGGAATCTTTAGTATTGGGAAAAGATTTCATTTCTGATGGATGCTGACTCGAGGCATCAAAACCATCATATGGATTATTCAAACCTACAATTTCTTGACCTTGCAAGACCTTCTGCAACCTTATATCTCCATATTCTGATATTCCTGTTGCATCTGCACATGGCATGGATTCATTAGATCCTCCTTAGTTAAGTACTTATAAACAACAAAACAGTACAAGGGATGGCAGAGACCTCTGGCAACTGAATGTTCAGATTTGGTCGTTAGCAAACCGGTCCTCGTCCTTTTTGTTCCCAGGGTCACTAAGCTGCTGTGACCAGAAACTATACCAGATGGCTCAATCTCCCAAGGGGACACTCGATTATGCCGAGACACCTCCATATCATCCCACCTAACCTGTAGAAACCAGCAAAGAATACGGATGAATCAATATCAGGATGTCAAAAATCTATCCCTCACACAAGAAAAGTTGACCCACTGACATGAAGACGAGCACATGTACACGCATTAAATCTCTTTACAGACAGAAGAAAAATAGATTATTGACCAATATCAGAACATGAATAAAGGATTCCCTCTAGCAAATAGAGTCGCAATCTCAAACAACAGCAAAACTTGGAAATAACCTCTACCTCAGGCATAAAAGAAGAGCACTATTTAGTTTTCCAGGATGACAAACAAGACAAGCATATGAATCAGTACATGAGATTGTGTTGAATCTGCATACATTCAAGGTGATGATTACCCAGAAGGATCGCAAGTATCAGAattaccaaattacagaagtaTACATTTTGCATTTAAAAAACAACTCACTTGGGCATAAGCAGGTTTATGAAGCTTCATACAAGTGCCACATCAAAAATTAACTATCCAACTACAGTTCATAATCCAGAAGTTTTAAACACATcgaaaattttctgttttctgtttcttttaAAGGATACTAACCACAGTAAATATTGCCAATCTTTTGAACACATACAATATTGTATAGGCATGTAAACTCTCACAGGTATTGAATGGTTTGCCACCCACTGATACCTCTTGTATAACCaaccaaagaaaaggaaaagcttAATCCTAGTATATCAGAAGCCACGTATTTCACCTCTCTGAAATGTGCAAACATCATGTTTGGTACCCTATTCACTTCACTTAATCTCAGGCCACTCTAGTTTTTACTTTTCTCAAACTCAATAATGCAAAATCCTCCGTATGCTTGACATCtgttcattttcttgcttcgtCCCATCTTCAACAATATATTTAAGAATAAGTTATTTGGCAATTTCTAGACAGCAGCTGATGAAATAACTTTCATAAAGATGCTACAGTGCCTTTCTTTGCAATTTGAAGCAGCAACAACCTTGCATATGATTTCTAGCTGTTAGCAAGAGATTAGGTACCCAACCAAAGGGATGGAAAACCTAGTCATCAAAAAGAAACTGTGTGCTACAGTTGCAAAACTAAAATTTCCCAAAATCCTTAATGTATAggaaaaaagttaaaaacattttaagtttctaacctgcATAGAAAGACTACCAATTCAGATAAAACATAGACATTTTGTCAATTGAACTCCTTAAAAGTGGTAAAATGCATAATCTGGACATGCACAAGCCATATTACCTAGGTAACAATTTACAGAAGTAAACCATAAAAGGAGAATCCAATGTTTAATTCATGTGGATCCTACGGTTGACAAATTTAAAATGCATATCTTGCAACAGTCTACAGCATGGAGAGACAAGGTGCAGGCCTCTAAAGCATCATTTGAATCAGAAACTCTCAAGCTAGATAATAATAGAACATTTAGCAATCAAATAAGATCATACCAATAGACACCTCCATCTTGAACCAGACCACCTAACAGGATCAGCATCACTTATCCCAACAATAAGTCCAGTGCACCTGCCATAGCAGTAATAATTAGTTGAGATAGTCTAAGCCTTTGAATTGTGTAATGTAGTTTCAAACCAACCTTCTCTCAGCTGCATCTTCTGTTTCAAAACGCATTTTAAATCTCATTCCCGCTGAAATAGAGTGTGCAACACTCTTTGAGAATCTTTGGTAAGGTACAATAAACTCTGATGAGCCAGCCCTACAATATGCAGGTGCAAAAGAGAAGACATTCTGGGATAAACAAACTGGAGAACACTATTCAGCTACATGCTACACTAAAAGAAATTTCAGACCAACAGTTACGAGTGTTTTTACTTAACACAAGAGTAAATGTTCCTATGGATTTTTATCATCCAACCacaaaatttcatgaaaacctCCAACTAGTACAAGGAACTATATTGTTCAAGAAAATCGCCAAATTTAACTTTATTCTACTACTTTAAAGGACACGCATACCATAAACGTTTCCAAAACTTAAATAAATACATTCGTGAAATGACAGTAGTAGAGTAAGGCAATGCCCTCACGAAAATCTTATTCCACATTACTATTTGTGTTTTTCAATTAAGGATGAAAACAAATGAAGTAAGATTTTCAAGCTAATCTGACAAATGCAATTATCAACATTTTGGGACAAGTTTTTAGCTTGCACAGAAAGACTAGGAAATGAAAATATCAAACATGTAGCTGATGGAATGAGACGAGTATATATTAAAATGGTGGAAGCAACTAAATTGAAGAAACTTTTGCTAGGAAATCAACTCAAACCATCTATGATTCATGTCCATCACTTCGATCAGAGAGCAGGCCAGTGCAACTGCTTGTGTAACATACCTTGGATTGTAACAGACATTGAAGACCCTTCTCGTGGTTACAGCATTGACCACAGAAGTGATGCTGCTGGCATTGAACTGTTGGCTTGCAGTTGGAAATGTAGAACAACTTTTTAGCTGAGCAGCTCTTCGGATACCAAGCCTAAGTTCTCCATCACCACCCCTGacagaaaaagataaaaagcaAGCAGTTTTCATTTTTCTGACAAGAGATAGTATCTAGTACAAAGAAGGATAAACGACAAAAGCCAAAAAAATTCTTAGCATTTGGCACCTCAGAAAAAGAACAGCATCTCCAGAAACAAGCTTCTTCTTATTGACAAATGCACTCCAACCGGTTGTCAGTAAATGCCTTCGGGGCTGCCCTGTTCAAACAGAATTTCAGACCACAAAATTAAGCAAGCCATCTAGCATGCATTCTTTAAAATGTATTTGGATCCAGTTCCAATAAATGATCATTTCTACATACCCCGGTATATGTGCCGAAATTTCCACTCCATTCCATGCAGATCCTTAGCTACAAGCTCCTGAGAAGGCCTCTGTTGCTCATAatcctaaaattgaaacaaatataAAGGGAAAACTCAAAAGTCAATCAAGATATGAGCGCGCATGTTTAGATATGTTTCAGTAAAACCGTTAAAATTTGCAGCTTAGTTTGGTAAGCAAAAGTCATCGTGGTTACCAGAGGAGGGAAACAATCTTCAGCAGCTCGACGAGGGACAGAGAAACCCCCATGAGTGCTAGTATCTGAAGCAGTAAGGGTCTTGCAGAACATGTGGGGCGTCAGAGACTTTCCAGCGCCTTCAACATCTTCTTCAGTTTCtacttcaacttccccttcctTCCATTTATGCTCCATCTGCAGAAAAGGTAGCAAGATAGACAAAATTATTCCCCCCAACTGTCAAAAATGAAGAATACCAGCTACATTAGGAAGGAAAAGCAAATACTGTTTCTGACTTCATATAGAACCATGAGACCACATCTCATGATGAAATTTTACCTTGAAACAGAGCAACAAGTTCAATACAAAAACGCTTTCCGCTTGAGGATAGCAGGGGGAGAGTGGTTTACTCTTAAACGAAAAACAAGTTGTATGAAATAGACGAGGATACTTCATTTGGCTCTAATTGGAACCATTGCCTTCCCCTTATAGAATTCATTGAAAAACAAATACTTGCATGATActtaacttggttttcaaaacCAAAAGGGTAACTCAAACAGAGCCCAATTAAGCTGTACCATAACCACTTAAAAACAGAAGTTTTGCAGCGAACCAAACCTGGTAATCTGGAAGCAGAGAAACTTGTGCATACACCTCATCAGTAGTTGCCTCCGCCTATCCCAACAAACAATTTTCACAACATTATCACAAGCatacaagaattttcaaaaagaaaatgcataaatgcAGCAACTTACAACTGGAAGACCATAAATAGATTTTCACCTTTAAATAAAGACAAtactactaaaaaaaaaaaaaaagaagaagagagcacACATTTCAATATATTCGACAAAGAATTACTGTACATGcatttgtaaaaataaaataaaataaaagagagacTAAATTACATGGAGCTTGACATCGACGACGCGGCAGAAAATGTGAGGAGGAAGATCAATATTGGATAGAGAGAGCTGATCAGCGAGCTGCTCCAGGTGGCCCTGGGGCAAGTACACCACTCGGCTCCCTTTCTTCGGCAGCGAAATCAACGGCCCGGCACAAGCGTGCCATAGCTCCATACACACCGACTCCGAAGCAGAAGGCGTCATTTCACTTCCGCTGCCGTCGTCGTCGTTGTTCACCGTGTTCAAGTCAATTAATCCACACATCGTCTCCAACAACCCACAACCctaaccaaaaaacaaaaaggttCAAAACATGACCGCAATTTAAACCAACTCATCCAGCTCTACATGAATATGCATCCAAAGACAGCTAGCTACGAAGAGAGAAAATccaagtgagagagagagagtgaagaAGCTCCTGCTCACCTTTGTTAGTTGCTAGTTGCCAGCTAGCGAGATGTAATCAACAGAAGTACAGAGTTATCAGCCCGCGCACTTAACgcattgttttaaaaaataacatgaCCCAGAGATGAGATGGGACTTGAGAGAAAGAGACCCAGCAAGATTTTTCTACTTTCTCTCtctagaagaaaaaaaaacaaaatggcTTTAGTTGAGTTTTTCCGTCCTTTTTCTACTTGTCGAAATTATACTCCGCCGGCATCAGCATGTCGCAAGGTATGGGACTTGTGAGTGAGGAGTAATGGACACAAATATATACGAATTTTTTGGGAAACATTATTTAGTGGAAATTCCTCATGATCTGATTATTTAACAGTAGCTGagctggtggtggtggtggtggtggtgcaaGTGGCAGGAGGCAGCAGGTGCAGAAGAGCAGCAACTGCCGCTACTAAGAGAGAGAGGAAagcaggagagagagagagagagtgtgtgtgtgtgtgtgagagagagagatggggGGCAGGAAAAGggaataaaagaaaaattagaaaaggaTGGAGGATTTTGTGAGAGCGAGATTGAGGGGAAGTGCGTACTATCGCCCTGTATTTTCGGGCGGATGTCTATTCTGTCCCCCTTCTCCTTCTACAATTTTCTCTCCTCACCCTTTTAcacccttttctttctttttatttcttctcaCCCTTCTAATACCCAGTTTTTCCAATCTCtcaataattttaatttttttttgagaaatagTTATCagctatccaaacaaatttttgaaagcttCCGATGAGTTTAGCAGCTAATTCTAAAATTTGTGCTCTTTTCAATAAAATTAGCTGCCAAATTTGTAATGATTCCTATATCtcgttttttttaaaaaaaaaaaaaaaaagaatgatctTTCTACCTTAAAAAATTTGGTGATAGATAGGtacaattttaaaaatatttcgtgacttttttttgatatatttaaaataaactTTGCAGAGGCATCAGATATTTGCTTGCTGTATTTTTGTTATATTTGCAGTTACAAACAACATTAACATGATTatactcttcttttttttttgtttaaaagaaaaggaatcaCTTTTGCTTAATTAAATGCATTCTAAAAAAATTTACAAGTATATAACCTTATTAGTTTATTTTGATTAACTAGAttaaaattaggtataaaatgTTCATTTGATTTGCTATTTTAAAGGGTTTtgtagaaaaaaataaaataaaataaagattgaAAAAAGTGTTCATCCGCACCATCAAAACTTTTCTTtagaaaaatacaatccaaagaCTTCTTTATCATGTTTTCTTACAACGTCGTGTCACAAACAACAAATAGGAATTGATCTCAAGATAGATATTTAATAATGGGATTAACTGCGAGGCTTTGCCGACTCCAGAGGTAATACGTCAACTCGTTTCACCACCGTCCCCCCGCCCCTTACTACTAGTATAAGATTTTCTTATGCTGGGGTCCCTCTTATCATTTCCGTCATTATCTTCTCATGCATTTATGCTTATGGCCTTTTAGCCTGGAAAATGTGGGTTTAAGTGCCTCTACATTTACGTTAAATATGAAAATCAAGCGATCAAAAATTTAATCAGGTTACCAATTATTTTCTTTATAGGGTTAGGACCgcaaatcaaccaaatcaagtaGAACTTTGATCTAATCGAATCAAATCTTAACTTAATTTTACCAcactcgagttcgaactcgacgAACTC contains:
- the LOC113764083 gene encoding auxin response factor 3, encoding MCGLIDLNTVNNDDDGSGSEMTPSASESVCMELWHACAGPLISLPKKGSRVVYLPQGHLEQLADQLSLSNIDLPPHIFCRVVDVKLHAEATTDEVYAQVSLLPDYQMEHKWKEGEVEVETEEDVEGAGKSLTPHMFCKTLTASDTSTHGGFSVPRRAAEDCFPPLDYEQQRPSQELVAKDLHGMEWKFRHIYRGQPRRHLLTTGWSAFVNKKKLVSGDAVLFLRGGDGELRLGIRRAAQLKSCSTFPTASQQFNASSITSVVNAVTTRRVFNVCYNPRAGSSEFIVPYQRFSKSVAHSISAGMRFKMRFETEDAAERRCTGLIVGISDADPVRWSGSRWRCLLVRWDDMEVSRHNRVSPWEIEPSGIVSGHSSLVTLGTKRTRTGLLTTKSEHSVARDATGISEYGDIRLQKVLQGQEIVGLNNPYDGFDASSQHPSEMKSFPNTKDSRISVVPNQLKSLQGDSFASHEVSFVEPFQFNQVLQGQETILNQSYGRGPAVDIVLESSGSSILNGVQVPGQGNRWSAIRGYPTHVQPPNPSGQLSSPSSVMMFHQASYPVSKVRDAPCGGNLEKLEACNRGLFDTSERYIRRISACSPESSSRREDVYGSSSGFLKDHRNLGYADTAFPNESSHRRGQTAVSMCKNSCRLFGFPLAEGKNGTNEENQIQVKMPYDHDAAFVPENDVQLHPKPSLVTKVTGNSCTKVSDLYNVRDMLLDIAL